Within the Saccharopolyspora gloriosae genome, the region GTTCGGCGTCGTCGAGGTACTGGGTGGTGTTCGCGCACCATACGGCGTCGAACGAGGCGTCCGGGTAGGGCAGTCGGAGCACACTGCCCTGCCGTATCTCCGTCCGCAGCCGGGCCTGATGGTTCCGCATCCGCTCGGAGGCCCGCTCGGCGTTCTCCCAGGCCAGATCGAGGGCGGAGATCCGGCCCCGTTCGCCGACGAGTTCCGCGAGCCAGGGCAGAAAGGTGCCGCTCCCGCAGCCCGCGTCCAGGACGTGCCAGCCGGCGCGGATTCCGACACCTTCCACGGCCTCCCGGTAGGCGTCGGCGCAGGCTTCGAAGTGAGGATCGACGATCTCCTCGTGGGTGAAGGCCAAGCCGGTGGAGGTTGTGTAGCCGAGTGCCGCGTGATCCTTTGTCAGCATGCTTTCGCTCCACCCGGGCAGGAGGCCTGCGCCACGGCGAGGAGGCCGGTGAGGATCTCCACGGTTTTTCCGGGTGCCTCCAGTGGGGCAAGGTGGCCGACCCTGGGGAGGGTGACGAGTCGGCCCCTGGACAGGGCGGCGGCTGTCTCGCGGGACTCGTCGACGGTGACGAGCTCGTCCTCCTCGCCATGGACGACCACGGCGGGCACGTCCGTCGTGCTCAGGGCGGCAAGGGAAGCCTCGCGGGCGGCGATGGCCCGCTGGGCCCACGCGACGGAGTGCGGCCCGGCCGTCTGGGCCAGGGCCGTCACCTGGGCTAGCAGCCGGGGCTGCTGGGCCCGGGTGGTGGCGCCGAGCAGGGACGAGGTGGTGTCCATGACGATCCTGGCGCGCAGGGAGTCATCGCTGATCAGGTCGGCGAAGCGGAGGCGCGCCGCGGTCCCCTCCGGCGTGTCGGCCGTGCACCGGGACGCGAACAGAGCCAGTGCGCGGACGCGGTGCGGATGACGGCGCAGGAACGACATCGCCGTATAGCCGCCCATCGAGCAGCCGACGACGACCGCCGAGTCGAGACCGCGGCGGTCGAGTTCGAGGGCCAGGCCGTCGGCGACCAGGTCGAGGGAGGGGGCGGCATCCGCCGGGAGCGGGGTACCGCCGAAGCCGCGCTGGTCGATGGAAAGGACGCGGTGGCCGCGGGCTCGCAGTGCCCGGGCGGACTCGTCCCACATGGACGAGTCGAGAGGCAGGGCGTGGAGCAGGATGACGGGGAGGCCCGCGCCGGTCTTCGAGTCGCTCATCGTCGGGCCGCCCGTTCCGCGTCGCCGACGAACCGCCGGGCCCGCTCGGGTAGTCGGGTGCCGCGCAGCCAGGCGAGGGCTACCGGCGAGGGGGGCAGGTCGTGCACCGGGACCACCTTGATGTCGGGCGGCAGGACCGCGTCGAGGGACTGGAAGGACACATGCATCGCGAGAGTGCTCCGGAGCAGTTCCACTAGGGCGGGCACGGTGGTCATGGTGTGCGTACGGCGGATGGCACGGCCAGCCCGGGTGTGCGGCGGTACGACGAGATCCCAGACATTCGGTGGAAAGTCGCCGGGGCACCGGAAGCCTTCGTAGTCGGCGACCTGTTCGAGGGAGACCGACTCCTGGGCCGCCAGGGGGTGATGGGTGCCGACGAGCACGGCACGGCCGTCCCAGGCGACGCGTTGGCTGAGCGCGATGTCCGGATCGAGCGGGTCGTACTTGACGAGCATGAGGTCCGTAGCCCCGGCACGCAGCAGCGTGAACGGCTCAGAGACCTCGTAGGGGACGTACTCGATCGACGACTCCGGCTGGCCGGCGGCGGCCACGATGCGAGCGGCGAGGTGGGTGGAGCCGTGTACGCCGAGTCGGAGGTTCCGGGGCGGGACGGAGGCTGTACCGGCGGCCGCGGGTGTGCGGGTGGTCATAGGTCAGACCTCCGTGGTTAGTCCCGCGTAGGCCTGGAGTTCGTCCGGGCGGTGGACGTCGGTGTCTACGCGGAGCATGGCGAACTCGCGGGCCAGGCCGCTCAGTCGGGGCACGAATCGCAGGGTCAGGCGGTCGCCGGGGTGGATCAGCCCGCCCAGGACGGCCTCGGCGAGCAAATGGTTGATGTGCACGAGGGCGTGCGCGACGGTCACCCTGGCGGTGGCGATGTACAGGTCGCGGTGGACGGCGGGGCGGGACCAGCCGACACCGGACGCGGTCGCCGTACGCGGGACGGTCACCGTGGCCGCGGGTATCGCGGTCAGCTCGTGTCCGGCCTCGAAGGTCTTGAGGAGGCGACGCAGTGTGGCCGTCGCCGCGCCCGGCGCTGGACCGCACCAGGCCACCGAGCCATCGCCCGCGACGTGGTCGAAGGTGAACCGCTCACGCAGGCTGGCCGGGCTGCCGGCCAGGAACAGGGTGCGGGTGAAGGAGCTGCGCCAGGCGTCACGCGCCTCCGGCGCCAGGGGGAGCGCGAAGGCGCAGGTCTCGCGCACCCAGCGGGGCAGATCGAGCTGGCCTACGACGACCACGGCCAGCACCTCGGTGTCGTCGTCCGCGTTGTGGAAGCCGGCTCGGAGCGCCCTCAGAGCCTGGGCGCTGGACAGATCGAACCGGTCAGCCAGTTCGGGGCGGGCGGCGCGGACGCGGTCCAGAGCGGAGCGCAGGAGAGCGGCGTGGGGCGGGGCGAGCACGGTCGCGGGAGCGAGCGTGTCCGAGGGGGCGGAAACCGTGTGGGCGAGGTCCGTCGGTTCGGGGGAACTGGTCACAGGTACACCGCCGACAAAAGTTCGGGATCGGGAGCGGGCCGTCCACGGCCCAGGAGGGAACAGGTGAGCTGGTAGGGGGCGA harbors:
- a CDS encoding class I SAM-dependent methyltransferase; the protein is MLTKDHAALGYTTSTGLAFTHEEIVDPHFEACADAYREAVEGVGIRAGWHVLDAGCGSGTFLPWLAELVGERGRISALDLAWENAERASERMRNHQARLRTEIRQGSVLRLPYPDASFDAVWCANTTQYLDDAELARALSEFRRVTRPGGWSRSRTSTAR
- a CDS encoding alpha/beta fold hydrolase, encoding MSDSKTGAGLPVILLHALPLDSSMWDESARALRARGHRVLSIDQRGFGGTPLPADAAPSLDLVADGLALELDRRGLDSAVVVGCSMGGYTAMSFLRRHPHRVRALALFASRCTADTPEGTAARLRFADLISDDSLRARIVMDTTSSLLGATTRAQQPRLLAQVTALAQTAGPHSVAWAQRAIAAREASLAALSTTDVPAVVVHGEEDELVTVDESRETAAALSRGRLVTLPRVGHLAPLEAPGKTVEILTGLLAVAQASCPGGAKAC
- a CDS encoding LysR substrate-binding domain-containing protein, whose protein sequence is MTTRTPAAAGTASVPPRNLRLGVHGSTHLAARIVAAAGQPESSIEYVPYEVSEPFTLLRAGATDLMLVKYDPLDPDIALSQRVAWDGRAVLVGTHHPLAAQESVSLEQVADYEGFRCPGDFPPNVWDLVVPPHTRAGRAIRRTHTMTTVPALVELLRSTLAMHVSFQSLDAVLPPDIKVVPVHDLPPSPVALAWLRGTRLPERARRFVGDAERAARR
- a CDS encoding DUF6182 family protein, with translation MTSSPEPTDLAHTVSAPSDTLAPATVLAPPHAALLRSALDRVRAARPELADRFDLSSAQALRALRAGFHNADDDTEVLAVVVVGQLDLPRWVRETCAFALPLAPEARDAWRSSFTRTLFLAGSPASLRERFTFDHVAGDGSVAWCGPAPGAATATLRRLLKTFEAGHELTAIPAATVTVPRTATASGVGWSRPAVHRDLYIATARVTVAHALVHINHLLAEAVLGGLIHPGDRLTLRFVPRLSGLAREFAMLRVDTDVHRPDELQAYAGLTTEV